The Nakaseomyces glabratus chromosome H, complete sequence genome segment TTGACAATAAATGGAACGGGCATGTCCCCTGGGATAGTTAAGTAACGATAAAATGAATGgtatataataatttatatgGTTCTGTAGAGAATAAGATCAGCTATCTATATGCTTGTGTTTATATGGAAGCTTCTTTTAATTCTTCAGTGACGGCCTCTACTTTTGGTTCTTCCGTCTTGGTGGCACCAGGGTATCTAGTACCTTTGTTCTTTGGCTTCTTTACCTTCTTGGTCTTTTCAGGTACAACTTGTGGGTAACCCTTAGCTTCAGCCTCTTGGTATTCCTTGCTGTTGGCGAATTCCTCTCTAATTGGTGCTAGAAGCTCGTTGATGGCATCGGTGACACCAATCTTCAAGTCAACTGGCATTAGTTGTTGTTCCTTAAATGCAGTTTGTAGGTCTTTGAAGGAAGTGTAGGTCACTGGACCACCGAACTTCTCAGGTctgttgatgaagaactcGAACTTGCCGGTACCTTTCTTTAGTTCTTGAATAGGTTCGATAACATATTCAACAAATGACAGCAAACCGTTGTTTTCTATATCACCTGGACTACAGTAAGCACTGTTGATCTTCTTACCGACCTTCTTTGGTTCTTCCAGCAAGTCAATCTTGGAGTTTGGATCAGATGCAGACATCTTACCACCTTGTGTTAGACCTGGAACCATTGGGTTCATCAAGTGTGCTCTCTTCTTGTAACCTATTCTTGGCAAGTTCTCTTCTGCTAGAACGAAAATCTTACGTTGGTCAACACCACCGAATTGCACATCGACATCCAGGAATTGCTCATCCAAAGCCTGCATCAATGGATAAATCAAACCACTTAGCAATGGGTTGGCAACTTGCTTAACCACATCGGCACCGGCCCTCTTGGCATCATTTTGAGAAACCATGTTGGACAACTTGAAAAGATCCAAAGTATAGTCACCACCCAATTGGTACGATGACCCGACAACaaacttcaatttctcaatTGGAACATTAATACTCTTCAAAATAGCCTTGACAGTGTACTCGTAGTACTTGGTTCTGTAGTTGACAACTTCCAATGGAGCCTTCATATTGTCCAAGAAGGCGTGCAAGTCTGCCAAAAGAACTGTAACCTCGACACCAGCTTTCAAGAAATGTGCTAACTTGGTCATGGCAACAAAGTAACCACAGTGTGGTCTACCAGTTGGAGCTGTACCCCAGTACAACTTCAATGGTCTGCCTTCCTTCAGCACATCCTTGATGATCTGTGGGTTCAACACCTCTTGCAAGTTCTTGGTAATCCACTCGTATTGTTCCTCAGCGTCCATGGCTATAACTTACTTGTCCTCCTAGATAAATCAGCCCAATTACAACCGCTAAATAACTGACAATATCTCACTTCCCTCTTCTTATAAGCCGTCCCGCTGCGCATCGCATGCTTTCATCATTCAGCTTTGTGTGTGTGACACATTTCCAGCTTCTTCGGGcagaaaaattttatttacCCGGCCGGCAATTTGAGCCATTATCCAAATATAATGCATAGATAATAGTCATTATTAGTCACACTTGAACGTTCGCGGATGCCATTACTTCGGTAGCATTGGATACAAtgttcttttatttcttcgCGAGAGAGCTTCTCAGTCTTGGCACCTTGGCAGGAGTCTGCTCTGCGCAAAGGATTTCTCATTGAGGCAACTATGAGTACATTCACATTGGAAGCGGTACTTATGGTGACTTTATGAACAGATTTTGTAGGTGTATACCTTCAACTAGATCCTTGCTCTATTCTCGAAGGGTTTCAAGGTTGTCGCTTTAGAAGACTCGCCTTCATGATTCATTCTGCTTCCATTCTACTGGACCCCCATCTCTTGAATATCTCCAGAACGGCACAATCCCAAGGTAACAGATTGTTATTGCTGTTTCTTAGTACACCATCTGATATCTTTTCTGGGATGCATGCGTCAAGGAAAACAGTCCAGTCGTTATACTGCACCTGTTCTTGCTTCAGTAACTCTTGCACTGATAATAGATCAGCTGTATAATTGGCCAAGTAGTCGTCCTTAAATAAGTCTCTGTCTTGTGTAAGCAAGTCTGTTTCGGTAATCGCCTTGGTGTAGGTACCCACTAGCTCCTCGTTGGCATCGAGGACTATGTGGGGACAGAAGCGTGCTACAAGCGAGAACAGCATGCTGTCCACATGCTTGCTCCTGATCTTCCCGTACCCTTCCTGAACCAATTGGATCTTGGCCTCCAGCGACGTAATCTCGGTGAAACACACCAATTGCGCCATCCGTACCGCCTCCACACGGCAGACATTGTCCTTGATCTGTTCGGTAATGTTCACCCCGGTGTGTAAGTATATCAGCAGACACTCCAGCTCCTCCCACATAAGCATTGTAGCATTTGAGGGCGGCCTCTTGTGTAATCGCATAACCACCTCAGGCCACTCTTTGATCCCTCGTATCCGCTTGAGGTGTCTGTCCTTCTCATCTGAGGGTCGACGCTTATCCGAAAAACCACCTTCAATGCCTCGTTCCTGTACCTCAGTAACTTCCACACCGTTACCATCAGCCCTGACATGGCTATCAGCCCTGGTATGGCCCTCAGCTGCAGCTTCAAGCTCTTTCAACCGTCGCTCATACTTCTCTGCAAGCTCTGCTTCTATCTCCCGTCGCACCCGCTGCTCAACCTCCTTCAAGTACTCGCTAAACTCACCGACTATCCTGCTCTCGCTGCTCATCGTTTCCTCTTCCCAGCCTATTCCCAGTTTCTTCCCAGTCTCTTCGATCCAATGTTCTTATAATCTTCATTGCTCGTGATCTTATCACCGCATCTCAAGAGCGGAGTCCCAAATTATAAGAAGCTCAAGAGGTTTGGTAAGTAGCAGTTGCAAGGCCATCTTAAACACAAAGGACATCATAAGTAAAGTATACAAGGATGCTCAGGTTACTTACGAGACTTAATGTACCTGTGCGGGCTATGAGGCCCATGCCGCTGGCGCCATTAGCGAGGGCGCTGCCTGTGACGAGACCCCTAGCGTTGCCACTCAGGTTCTACTCAGATATGAATAGCCGGAAGCAGGAAACTGGCAGTGGGGGTTCTAGTGATGGTGGACCCGCTGGCGATGAGGGTTCTGGTGGTAAGGGTCAGGGCCAGGGCAAAGGACCCGGTAAGGACCCGCGCGAAGAGATGATGAAGGCCTTCTGGCAGTATGTGAAGTCTAAGGAATTCCAGAATACCATGTACTTGACCATCGGTTTGTCGTTTATATACACGTTGATGAGTGCCAACGAGGACACCAGTGGTCGTGATCCGCTGACTTTCCAGGATTTCAAGGCCAAGTACTTGGAGAAAGGGCTTGTGAAGAAGATCTACGTCATTAATAAGTACCTAGTTGAGGCTGAGCTGGTGCCTCTGGCAAACGATAGTAATGGGCAATATGGTGCCAATGGTATGGTGCCCAGAGTAATTTCATTTACCATCGGGTCCGCAGATGTCTTTGAAGAGCAACTGGATGAGTTGCAAGACAGGCTACAAATACCTCCAAGTGAACGTATCCCAGTGCAGTATGTTGAAAGGGCATCGGCATTCCAGTATCTATATCCATTTATCCCCACTGTATTGCTGATTGGTGGTCTCTACTTTATTGCTAAGAAGTTGAACCCTAATGCTAACATGAACGGAGGGGGAGGTTCATCGGGTATGTTTGGTGTCGGCAAATCAAAGGCTAAACTATTCAATAAAGAAACAGACATTAAAATATCTTTCAAGGATGTTGCCGGTTGTGATGAGGCTAAACAGGAAATTATGGAATTCGTtcatttcttgaagaatcCGGCAAAGTATACACAATTGGGCGCTAAGATCCCTAGAGGTGCTATATTGTCTGGTCCTCCAGGTACAGGTAAGACATTATTGGCAAAGGCTACTGCTGGTGAAGCAGGTGTACCTTTCCTTTCTGTGTCAGGTTCAGAGTTTGTGGAAATGTTTGTCGGTGTAGGTGCATCTCGTGTCAGGGACTTATTTGAACAGGCTAGGCAGATGGCTCCTTCTATCatatttgttgatgaaataGATGCTATCggaaaagaaagaggtAAAGGGGGTGCTCTTGGTGGTGCCAATGACGAAAGAGAAGCAACCCTAAATCAACTGCTTGTGGAGATGGACGGTTTTAGCACTAGCGATCAAGTCGTGGTCATTGCAGGTACCAACAGAATGGATGTTTTAGACCCAGCACTTATGAGACCAGGTAGATTTGATAGACACATCGAAATTGATGCACCTGATATGAGCGGAAGGAAGGCCATATATAATGTTCATTTACAACGACTAAACCTTGACCCCAAACTAACAGAGACTGCTGAGAAGCGTGACAACCTATCGGGTAAACTTGCCACGTTGACACCTGGTTTTACTGGTGCAGATATCGCTAACGCCTGTAATGAAGCTGCGTTGATCGCTGCAAGACATCAGGATAAGTATGTTGAACTATTACACTTTGAACAGGCCATTGAAAGAGTCATTGCTGGCttagaaaagaaatcgAAGGTTTTGTCGccagaagagaagaaaacaGTTGCATATCATGAAGCTGGCCATGCTATTTGTGGATGGTTTTTGCAATATGCAGACCCGCTATTGAAGGTAAGCATCATTCCTCGTGGTCATGGTGCGCTTGGATATGCCCAATATCTTCCTTCAGATCAGTATTTAATTACAGAGGAACAGTTTAGACATAGAATGATTATGGCTTTAGGAGGTAGAGTGAGCGAAGAGCTGCACTTTCCTTCAGTAACAAGTGGTGCTCATGATGATTTCAAGAAGGTTACAAATATGGCGCATGCTATGGTCACATCTCTGGGAATGTCGAAGGAGATTGGATATCTGTCTTATGACCAAAAAGGATCCGGATTTCAAATAAACAAGCCTTTTAGTGAGAAAACAGGGAGAAAAATTGATTTAGAAGTAAAGCGTATTGTTGATGAAGCCCACGAGGCATGCCGCAAGCTGTTAACGGAGAATCTGGAAGATGTAGATAAAGTCGCAAAGTTACTACTTCAAAAAGAAGCTATTAGCAGAGAAGATATGATCAAGCTTGTTGGACCAAGACCATTCCCAGAGAAAAACGAAGCTTTTGAAAAGTATCTGGATAATGGTCTAAATGGACCAGCACCTGCAACTGACTAGGTGCTAGATATTAGAGGTTTGATTGAAAGACACGAACTAATATCAACAAGCagtatttttaatattcatTACCTCAAGGGCGTTAGCTTATAGTACGGACTCTATATCTCTGACGagatttgaaaaatggAAGCTGGCTCATGTAAATATACAACATTCTGTTAAGTAATTATTTAATAAGGAATTAAGTTATCTATTATATATTGGACAAGCTGATCTTGGATTGACCTCGGAGGATCATTTTTAATAATTAAGTTCTTGTATGTTAAATAGTATTACAAATTATTTTCAGGTTTGGCATTCGTCTTAGAAAGTTTCTTCGTCAATTATCAAGTTGTTACTTGATCGCAGCGATTCTCCCTCGAGGGTTTGTGATGCTATATTTCCTGAAGAAGTGTTGTTAGTTGTAATCCTGTTGGATTCATTAGTATCTTTAGTTTCTTCGTTAGACGCCGACTCAATAGTGGCATATAAAATATGCTGTACTTTGTTAGTAAATTTATCAAGTTCTTCGACATCGCCCTTGTATAAACCCTCCTTGATAAAATCTTGAGTAGTTTGGACTAATATTTCGATGTCGCGCAGTTTAGAGAAATAAAAGTTATTCTCTGCTTCCATAGCCGTTAGAGCCTCTTTAAAAGTTCCCATTTCTTGTTCCATCTCTTGAATTTTGTTATGAGATTGAGATAGCTCAGTTTGCAAAGCTATTATTTGCTCACTGGTTACCCTACGATTTATATTGTTTCCTGAAGTTCCGCTGGCATACCTTGTAGATAGAGATTGAGTACGGCTTAGAGATGTCGAGTCACTCATATTTCTTCGTTTAGATATGTTTAGTGTAGAACTACTATTACTAGCACTGGAGAGTCCAGAAGGTGTACCTGGAGTACCGCTATTTGTACTCGATATTGGTCTGTAATTCCTGCGTGCCTCCGCATCATAAGGTGTTCCATCTTTATTGTTTACCCAGTATTTTTTGAGCCATTGTAAGAACTCCAGATTGTCTTGAAACCGGCATCTAATTAATTTATCTACATATACTGTCTTCTCAATATTGTGCTTGGTAAAGTTACTCTGAAGAACTTTATAATTTATTTGGTTCTCATAGTCTGCAGTACTGTTAAACCGAACTCTGTGCATGGGTACATCACCATAAATAGAGTCCATTATTTGACAATAGGCGGCACCTGTGCCACATTCTTCTATCTTCTTATAGTTCAACTTCAACAGATCATTCAACCAATTTAATAGTTCAGTTCGTGATTCACCTATCCCGCTCATAGTTGTCTGCTAGCACActctttcttgttttgGAAATTATCAAACACACACTCAATTGCCAGTATATTATTAACTTGTATTAGTAGGATGAGGGCGCCAATTGACTAAGGGTTAAGATCTTGTTTCATGTAACGCCAGAGTTACTTTTGTTTAGAGTGGTTCGATGCCCTTTTATTTCACGCGTcacttctttcaaaaacgTACAAGTTGACGCGTTACTGCAGAGCCATAAAGACCAAAGTCATACATATAATCAATAAAGTTGCCATTTATTAGACAGTTTAATGCTGTTTATTCAAGTTTCTGGAATATATAATacttaaaaaattttagaaaaaaGGCAGCTGTATAGATACTTACAGTTTTTGAGCTTTTATAACAGAGCCTTCTTTGTAGAGATCATCAAGAATATCCttaaaaaatttggaagccttttgtctttttatctttaaTGTTGGTGTTACGACATCGTCTTCTACCTTTAATGGTTCTAATCCAACGTAGATATTAtgaagtttttcaaaacctTGTAATCCAACACAAGATCGGTTAATTAATTGCAACAAGACAAGTCTTAACTTTTTGTCCGAGTTAATTTGGTCCAATAATTTCTCATCCGTCCAGGACTTTATTTCTGGGTGGGAGTGCATCAATTGAGGTCTTAAGGACTCTAGATCTAATCCCAAAATACCAACCAAGAAATTTTGCAGCGAGTTACCATACACAAATGCTTGAGTGATATATGGAGAAGACGATAAGTAAGTGttttcaatcttttcaGGGCCAATATACTCACCGTGTGCTagtttgaagaagttcttgACACGGTCAATAATATGTAAACGTCCCTTCTTGTCAATGTAGCTAACATCACCAGTTGAGAACCAGCCGTCCTTATCGATAGCCTTGTTCGTCTCATCTGGATTCTTGAAATATCTGTCAAATATTTGAGGACCACGAAGTTGCAACTCACCTTTCAGGTCCCTCTCCGCATCATATCCCATATCAGGAACAGACTTTAATCTACATTCAGCAGATATACCAATAGGACCACAAGAGCCTACGTCTTTCTCATCTTGTTCACTGATACATATACCAGCAAAAGATTCAGTAAGTCCGTACCCTTGTCTAACACCAACATCTAAGCAACTcttcaaaaacaacaagGTCTCTTTGGCAATTGGTGCTGAACCCGTAACCATAAAGTCAGTTCTGGAGAGACCAAGTTGTTCGCGAACTTTGTTAATCAGGACTTTCTTGTAAATGAGAGAGTTAACCAGAGAGTCATCTGGACCAGCCTTAGTTGAGTACCTGTTGATCTTAGCATTCACAATCGTTCCTGAAATGGCTCTACTAACAGCCGATTTATCAAACGAGTTCTTGATACCAGCTTCGAACCGAGTTAAAATACGTGGGACGAGTGCTAGGTTGTCAGGTTTCAAGATCTTTAAATCTTCCACCAGCGCTGAAGGATCAGGGATATGTAAGAAACCTAAACCTGCACCAATGGCCAAATCATACGCACAAATCattctttcaaagatatGTGCCAATGGCAAGAAACATAAGTCATAAAGTTGTCTGTGGGCCTTATCTGGATTCTTTCTAAATGTAGAGAAGGCAAAGGCTAGCCCAGAGGCGATATTAGTATGACTCATTTCAACACCTTTTGGTAGACCAGTTGTACCAGAAGTGAAAGAGATCGTATATAAGTCATCCGGTTTGGGTTTAATAATTGGGATCTTATTCAAAGCGCCCAATTTTTCGACCTGGGAAAGTGTATGTACTGAGATTTTCTCCCCATTTGCATTAGTGGCATTTGGTAGAGAGGACGTATTTAGCATGTGCAGCTCTTCATCGCTCAAATCCTCTATACACACTAAAGTGTTTAAATGTTTCAATTGAGGTAAAATCTTCAAAACATTGTACATATTCGACTTGGCAAAGATTAAAATTGGGGACTCGGTTAAATTCATTATGTACTCTGAGGTTTCTGGTCCCAAAGTTTCATAAAGCGCAGTGTTCGGTAAGGAGTATGCCTGGCATGCCAAATCAGTCAATATCCATTCTGGACGGTTGTGAGACAAGATGGCCACAATTAAATCCTTGTTGTCTGTTAATTTCCGACGTCTCTTGGTATTGACTAAAGTCATAATACCACTACCCAGTGCCTGGGACCGTTCTAAAGTCCGCTGGTAGGAGTCGAATTCATAGTACTGCTCCCAATCTTGTTTTTCGTCATTGTAAGGCCTACGACCTAGACAATCGTTATCTGGCCAGTTCCTAGCGCTGAATAGAAAGTAGTCATAGTAGGTTGCTAGGTTTTTATCCATACACGTGACTAAACGTTCGGTAGACAGAATACTTCTGTAAACTGGACTGAACCCCTTCGCCTGTGATCCTGGCACAGGAACAGCCTGCGCCTGCAGGAACTTTCTATAGTCTGGGTGGTTAGACAGTGGGAAAGTATCCATCAGCGCGCGAAGGTACTCATCAGATCCGGGCTTATACCCGGAtaatctcttcttcaattcagCATACCGAGGAGATGTCTCTACCAACTCAGTCACTGAGAAGCTCATTgtaatttcttttaagGTGTTTGAAGTTATCTACTCTATGTTTACTCAAAGCTTAGCTCGAATACTTTTACAGTGCTcgctatttatactttcaGTTCTCTCCACCTTGACAGTTTCTGATCCATGAAGAACTCCAACTTGTTAGCATCACCGTTCTCAATCTCCAAAGTCCTTCAAGAGCACCAGTCGGAGGATGAACGGCTGTTAAACAGATGCAATTGCGAAGTCGGTCAAGGTCATCGCAATCCCATCTTTAACAACTAAGAACCCTTTCGGAGTTTATTATCGCAAAGCCGGGTTTGATTGCAAGGGTTTGTGGGGTCCCACACTCCAACTGGCTTCTCCAAAGTAAGTGTCCTGAAATCCGCATCCGAGAGACCCCCTAAATCACCTTGTAGTTGTGCAATCACATGTAAAACAACGTACCAGTGTATATATCCCGTGATATGTTGGTGTACGTAGGTGAGCGTGTTCTGCTAACATTATATAATAGGAATACTATCGCTATAGTCTTACGGTACAGGTAgtaatttatatattttgattgtagttatttatattttatggatatgtcttttttttgaagtAGATAACATATTTAGATTATAGATTCAAGGCTTTTGTTACTTGTGAAAAGTCTGTTGGAAAGCGTGAGTGGggtttctttcttcttagcAATGCTTTGTTCACATCACCTTTAAAGATCTTCAAAGATATTTGTGGAAGTAAAACTGTAATAGTATAATCCAGTTTCTTTTAAGTTGAATCGTTTCCACAAGTTGGTCTTGGCCATTGAGTACAGTTTTTGAATCATGACACCCAAGATATTATCATCCACCTGTTTCAAATGGGATTCGCCTATGGTCCACTCCTTGTTTTTGTCCAAATCAATACCTTGTTGTAGGTTATGAAATTCAATGGTTTGCTCATTTTCTGGGTCAGTTGCCGCCTGGATACTGGCAAGGACTGCGCCTTGGTGCTTTTCGACTAATTCATTGATGTAGCCCTGGACATAACCATGTAACTCTTCTTTGTTATTTGAATCAATACACATGGCAACACTAATCGGAACAACTAGTGATAGTAAGTTAGTAAGTTTCATATCTTTTCTCTTGTAGTTTGATTATTGGGTGAATACTAAGATTTGGTTCCAAAACACAGAATActctaaaaaaaagtattcagttctttcaaatttggTAACAATTCAGCATTGTACAtcctttatatatgttgGAGTTTATGACTTCCTTTTATTACGGTCCTTTTGCTGTAATCTTTTTGTTGCtaaaattatttttgtggCGGTTCTGCAACTTTagcaaatattatttaatagAAAATTTAGCATAAATAGTTTAATAGCAAGCACAGGGAAggtttaaaaaaaagtgttAGCTCTTGAAATAAATACAGTACTaaagatcaaataaataagtAGTAGAAAAGAAGTAAATACAGGGAATGCCATTTAGCAAGACTTGGCCAAAATTTTTGTAGTTTCGTGTTATTTTATGTTCTCTTCTGTTATCAGCAACTTATGGAGCATAAGATTTAACGTAGTTTTAACGCATCTTGGAATCCATCTGCAAAAACATCAGGGATACCAGGACCAATGGCAAAGCCCATACCACCTATAGAAACCTTGTTGTTGAAGAGTTTtagtattttcttttccataTCGGTTTGCCAATCCATGTAGCCaacattatattttggCAAACACTTGTTTGCAGGAGTTACCTGCCACAAACCTCTGTCAAGATCATTAGGTGATACTCCCAAATGTCTCTCTAAAGTGTTTCTAACAGCATCGATAATCTGCTCATCTTTTGGTACTACAGGTTCACCGGTAGCAGGATCGTTATACATATATCCACCAACCATAGCTGTTAACTTAGTATAAGATTTTTTGTCTGATGATACCATTTCTTGTGCATTCTCAATgtttttcaagttttgcTCAATAACTGAGTCAAAGATCACACCCAAtagtttttctttatttggGTTTGACTCAGGTACCAGATAGCCAAAACCACGGTTTTTCTTTGGGATGACATCCTTATCAGGCAGGTAGAAATTTACCAAAACCACGGTATTGGCTTTGATGGTCTCCAGACTGTCGGCTATATGGCCATCAATCTCACGTAGTAATGGTCCCAATCTATGGGGAATACCGGTTAGGCGAACGTGGTCAAATTTCTCTGTGGACTTTCCGTGATTAATTTCAACAGTTATGTTATTATTGTCAGACTTTGCGTCTGAGATTAATTTAGTGATAGCTGAGTTATTCAAAACGGAGACATTAGGCATGGATTCAAGACCTTTGAGTAATGTTTGGCAGAAGCTTTCTAGGCCTCCCTTAAAACCTAACATGGGGTAATGCTTTAACTTCTTAGACAGCTCTAATATCTTAGACTCTTCCTTTCCCATTACTTTAGTATATTTATCGAGAATCAAGGTTAAAGAGTCAGCATTCTTTTTCCTGTCTTTTTTAGTCTTCATCGAATGAATTAATGCTTTTGTGTTAGAGCCAAACTTCAGTTCATTTGCTACCATCTTGTGCATAACTTTTTTGGCACTGAGAGTATTAATATCGTCAGCATAGATACCTCTATATATGGCACTGAAGACATTTTTACCTAAATGCTCATTACCCATTCTTTTATCTAACATGGAAGCCACAGTTTCATCCTTACCGGGGTTTGCACTGGCTTTTCTCCAGAATTCACCTAGCATTGCAGGTATAATACCTTTCCCTAAATCACTCATTATGAATTTAATACCACTCAAAAAGGAGTCAGGTACCTTAACTAGTTTGTCATTTGGATCAAGTAAAAACTTCTTATCAGCATCAGAGTTGTGTTCTATAAAATGTACTATGTCCAAGCTTTTCAGGTCTTTCATGGCATCGATCATCATTACTGTCCCATCTGATACACCTCTTAAGGTTCTTGGTCCACGTTCTATCATTACTGGTTGACCATTCTTGTCCTTTGTCTGCCATGAATTGATCCATCCACTATTTCTTGCTGCCTTTTCATACAATGTAACAGATACATCTGGCCTCATTTTGGCTAAGAAGTATGCAAATGATAGACCAGCTATACCGCTACCACCTACAGCCACTTTGGCATTCTTAGGAAGAGCTGTCAAGGGAGAAAGCATCGTCTATCAGCTATCAATTGATTGTAATGTCTCTCCTGGTTCTTTCACCAAAGTCAGTGAAGTAACTTCTTCCCTTAACAAAGTTGTCTTGCAGTTATAAACAAGTGAAACCAAATAAGTTAAATGCAAATTGACTGAGTAAACGCATTATGTATTCCTCTATTCAAATTATGTGTATTGTATAATATATGACTTCCGTTTAGGCAGAAACGATGAATTGCCCATTTCCAcattttttcatcatttccCCACGAGAATTTCTGTGTCTTCCATTGTTctaatttaatatttatgaaaattatgtcaaaaaataaaagggCTCATCGTATAGCTCCAGAAAAAAACTCATATAATACTATTTATTAAGTTGTGTTCTAATTATGTGAAAGCTTCCAATTCTAAAGGCAACATATAATcctcatttttttttcattccTAGTGCCTTCTCCctattttgtttcttaGAGCTTAATCTCCAAGAGTTCTGGTCCTTGGAATGTCTGTTGAAAAGTGGTTCTATCTTAGTCTTCTTACGAGATTGGCTGTTCTCATCTGCAACTTTATAAAAGTGAGGAGCAACTTCTAATAACCATTGAGGCTCTATACCTGATATTTGGGACATGAACTCTCTCGTAGTCAGAATTAAGCTGTGATATATTACATACTCATATTCCCTGCCATATAGTGCACTAGATGGGTGTATTCCAACTTCTGTCCCACCATTAATTGTCTTGTATCCAGATTTTGTTTCCCTTTTAGCAGCATTTAAGAAGAAACCACTTACTAAAGTTTTTCGAATTATCTCCGGATTCTCGTTACAGCTAGTAATGGGTAAGTTTAAACGCTCGAAAATCATCGAGATTTGCCTCTTAACATCTTTAGCTCTTCTCAAGTGTCTGAAGTGAAGGAAGTTAGTATTACAAAAATCTTCAGAACAATTTGACCTCTCCCACCTATTGTAAACGTTTAGTAATGTTAAATGATCACCATAAGGATGATGAAACCTAGCCTTTTTGCCGTCTGCTTCCTGTTGCTTGTTCTTTGGTCTATAAAACACATTTTGCACAGACAGCATAGCAATTATTGTTATCATCTCATCAGAGCAGTTATTGCTAACTGATGAGAGAAGCGCTCTAGCAAGGGTAGGCTCCATTGGGAAGAGGGACATTCT includes the following:
- a CDS encoding uncharacterized protein (CAGL0H09394g~Protein of unknown function) — translated: MSSESRIVGEFSEYLKEVEQRVRREIEAELAEKYERRLKELEAAAEGHTRADSHVRADGNGVEVTEVQERGIEGGFSDKRRPSDEKDRHLKRIRGIKEWPEVVMRLHKRPPSNATMLMWEELECLLIYLHTGVNITEQIKDNVCRVEAVRMAQLVCFTEITSLEAKIQLVQEGYGKIRSKHVDSMLFSLVARFCPHIVLDANEELVGTYTKAITETDLLTQDRDLFKDDYLANYTADLLSVQELLKQEQVQYNDWTVFLDACIPEKISDGVLRNSNNNLLPWDCAVLEIFKRWGSSRMEAE
- the BIM1 gene encoding microtubule-binding protein BIM1 (CAGL0H09438g~Ortholog(s) have ATPase activator activity, cytoskeletal adaptor activity, microtubule plus-end binding, protein homodimerization activity, structural constituent of cytoskeleton activity); this translates as MSGIGESRTELLNWLNDLLKLNYKKIEECGTGAAYCQIMDSIYGDVPMHRVRFNSTADYENQINYKVLQSNFTKHNIEKTVYVDKLIRCRFQDNLEFLQWLKKYWVNNKDGTPYDAEARRNYRPISSTNSGTPGTPSGLSSASNSSSTLNISKRRNMSDSTSLSRTQSLSTRYASGTSGNNINRRVTSEQIIALQTELSQSHNKIQEMEQEMGTFKEALTAMEAENNFYFSKLRDIEILVQTTQDFIKEGLYKGDVEELDKFTNKVQHILYATIESASNEETKDTNESNRITTNNTSSGNIASQTLEGESLRSSNNLIIDEETF
- the TYS1 gene encoding tyrosine--tRNA ligase TYS1 (CAGL0H09372g~Ortholog(s) have mRNA binding, tyrosine-tRNA ligase activity, role in tyrosyl-tRNA aminoacylation and cytoplasmic stress granule, cytosol, nucleus localization), with protein sequence MDAEEQYEWITKNLQEVLNPQIIKDVLKEGRPLKLYWGTAPTGRPHCGYFVAMTKLAHFLKAGVEVTVLLADLHAFLDNMKAPLEVVNYRTKYYEYTVKAILKSINVPIEKLKFVVGSSYQLGGDYTLDLFKLSNMVSQNDAKRAGADVVKQVANPLLSGLIYPLMQALDEQFLDVDVQFGGVDQRKIFVLAEENLPRIGYKKRAHLMNPMVPGLTQGGKMSASDPNSKIDLLEEPKKVGKKINSAYCSPGDIENNGLLSFVEYVIEPIQELKKGTGKFEFFINRPEKFGGPVTYTSFKDLQTAFKEQQLMPVDLKIGVTDAINELLAPIREEFANSKEYQEAEAKGYPQVVPEKTKKVKKPKNKGTRYPGATKTEEPKVEAVTEELKEASI
- the AFG3 gene encoding AAA family ATPase AFG3 (CAGL0H09416g~Ortholog(s) have ATPase activity, metallopeptidase activity and role in cellular protein complex assembly, cytoplasmic translation, protein import into mitochondrial matrix, replicative cell aging, signal peptide processing), with the protein product MLRLLTRLNVPVRAMRPMPLAPLARALPVTRPLALPLRFYSDMNSRKQETGSGGSSDGGPAGDEGSGGKGQGQGKGPGKDPREEMMKAFWQYVKSKEFQNTMYLTIGLSFIYTLMSANEDTSGRDPLTFQDFKAKYLEKGLVKKIYVINKYLVEAELVPLANDSNGQYGANGMVPRVISFTIGSADVFEEQLDELQDRLQIPPSERIPVQYVERASAFQYLYPFIPTVLLIGGLYFIAKKLNPNANMNGGGGSSGMFGVGKSKAKLFNKETDIKISFKDVAGCDEAKQEIMEFVHFLKNPAKYTQLGAKIPRGAILSGPPGTGKTLLAKATAGEAGVPFLSVSGSEFVEMFVGVGASRVRDLFEQARQMAPSIIFVDEIDAIGKERGKGGALGGANDEREATLNQLLVEMDGFSTSDQVVVIAGTNRMDVLDPALMRPGRFDRHIEIDAPDMSGRKAIYNVHLQRLNLDPKLTETAEKRDNLSGKLATLTPGFTGADIANACNEAALIAARHQDKYVELLHFEQAIERVIAGLEKKSKVLSPEEKKTVAYHEAGHAICGWFLQYADPLLKVSIIPRGHGALGYAQYLPSDQYLITEEQFRHRMIMALGGRVSEELHFPSVTSGAHDDFKKVTNMAHAMVTSLGMSKEIGYLSYDQKGSGFQINKPFSEKTGRKIDLEVKRIVDEAHEACRKLLTENLEDVDKVAKLLLQKEAISREDMIKLVGPRPFPEKNEAFEKYLDNGLNGPAPATD